CCACGATCCGCATCCGCCGGTCAATGACGATGATCGGCTCCTGCACGGCGTTGATGATACCCGGGTAATAGGTGGCCTTCTTCATTATCAATACCTTACGCCCTTTTTCCGGAATTGCCGGACGGGCCGATATTTTTTTTCTCACCGCCTAGCCGCTCCGGGGCCGTCGGTGTATCTTGTTCGCCATGAAACGGTTGACGGCCTTCATCGCCACCCTGCTGGCCGGGAACGCGGCCTGGGCGGAGCTGAATTTCCAGGAGGTGATCCTGGACGACACCTACTTCGCCTACGAGCGCGACGTCGGCGACGTCAACGGCGACGGGCTCAACGACGTGATCGGCGTCCAGGAGGGCCAGACCAGCATCCAGGTGTTCATGGCCCCGGACTGGGCGCGCACCGTGCTCGTTTCCATCACCGGCACGTACACCTATCCCCGCGCGGACGATTTCAAGGTCGCGGACCTGGACAACGACGACGACCTCGACGTGATCACGCGGCTCGGCGACAGCCCATCCTCCGACGGGGCCGGCATCGCCGTCTGGTACGAGAATCTCGGCGGCGGCTCCAACTGGACCCAGCGTCTCATCGGCAACAGCCTCGAGTACGTCAAGGATATCGTCGTCGCGGATTTCGACCGCGACGATCTCAAGGACGTCGCGATGCGCATGGACAGCCGGACCCAGCTCTGGCTGCAGGAGGCGGGCGGGACGTGGACCGAGGTGCTGATCAGCCATGCCGCGCACGAGGGCATGGAGGCCGGCGACCTGGACAACGACGGCGATCCGGACATCATCCTGAACGGATTCTGGTTCCCCACGCCGAACTCCCCCGCCGCCTGCCGCGTCGCGGCGTACTACACGAACAAGACCGTGGATGCCGCCTGGTTCACGCAGACCGGCGACTGGACGGCCAACTCGTGCAAGGTGGTCGTGGGCGACTTCAACGGCGACGGCTCGAACGACGTCGCCTTCTCCCAGTCCGAGCGCGCGGGCTACGCGGTGACGTGGTACCGCTCGCCCACCCCGCTTGTGGACGGCACGTGGACGGGTCGCGCGGTGGTCACGGTGGATTACTGCCACAACCTGCAGGCCGCGGACTGGGACCTCGACGGCGACGACGATCTGCTCGTCGGCGGCATGGCCAGTTCCACGCATCGCGGGCTGAAGCTGATGCTCAACGACGGCGCGGGCCTGGCGTGGAGCGAGCACGTCATCCAGTCCGACGGCAGCTACAGCGCGGAGATGGGCGACATCGACAACGACGGCGACCCGGACATCGTCGGCATCTACAACTGGGACTCGGCCCCGACCTGGATCTACCGCAACAACGCCGGCGGCCCGCCGAGCCTGGACTTCTGGTATTACATCGAGGCGGGCGCCGACCACGTCCGCACGTTCGGCCTCGACGCAGCGGACGCGGACGGCGACGGCGACCTGGACCTCGTCAGCGGGCCGTACTTCTACCGGAATCCCGGCGGCGCGATGACCGGCGCGTGGACGCGCCCGACGGCCTTCAGCGGCGGGCACCTGTTCATGGCCGCGGACGTGGACGGCGACGACCGGGCCGACCTGCTGGGCCTGCAGGACAACGCGGGCGGCAGCCGGATCGATCTCTACTGGATCGAGGCCACGGACGCGGGCGCGACGGGCTGGGCGGCGCCGGTCCTGTTCGGCGACGTGCCGCGCAGCGACCACGCCGAGGGCTTCCAGGGCTACCGGCTCGCGCAGGTCGTCGCCGGCGGCCGCGAGGAGATCGTGCTCTCAACCATGCAGGGCGTGTACACCTTCGAAATTCCGGCCTCGCCCGGCGCGGGCTCCTGGCCGCGCACCCTCGTCTGCGCGAACGATTCCGACGAGGGCATCGGCGTCGCGGACCTGGACGGCGACACGGATCTCGACGTCGCCTTCACCAGCGGCGGCGGCAAGACGGTTCTGTGGGCGCGGAATCCCGGCGACGGGTCGGGGAACTGGCCCGTGTTCACCATCGGCTCGTTCGCGGAGGCCGACTGGCCCGACCGCTGCGCGATCGCGGACCTCAACGGGGACGGCCGGCCGGACATCGTCGCCACGGAAGAGAACTCCGGCGCGGCAGCGGACGCCTTGGCCTGCTGGTGGGAGCAGCCCGCCGCCGGCCCGACCAACGCCGGCTGGACGCGCCGCACGATCGCGACGCAATACACGATGAACAGCCTGGACGCCGCGGACTTCGACCGGGACGGCGACATGGACCTGTCCCTCGCCGAGCACCGCGGCACGGAAAAGATCCAGTTGTGGGAAAATGACGGCGCGGGCGCGTTCACCGTCCACGAGGTCGGCTCCGGCCGCGAGAGCCATCTCGGCGCGCGGGCCTTCGATCTCGATGCCGACGGCGACCCGGACCTCGTCAGCATCGCCTACGACGACTACACAAAGCTGCACGTCTGGCGGAACGACTCGCCCTCCGGCGAGCCGACCGTCGCCCGGCCCGTGATCGCGCCGAACGGCGGCGTGTTCGACGAGCCGCTTTCCATCACGCTCACCTGCGCCACCGCCGGCGCGGAGATCTGGTACACGGCGGACGGCTCGACGCCGACGAACCAGCCCGGCCCGTCGGTTCTCTATTCCAACGCGCTGGCGGTGACGACCTCCGTGACGCTCAAGGCGCGCGGATTCAAGGTCGATTACGCGCCCAGCGCGGTGGCCTCGGCAGCGTTCTTCGGGCCGCAGGCGCTGGCCCCGACAATCGCGCCGCCCGGCGGCTCGTTCATGGGCACGCAGGCCGTGACCCTTGCCTGCGCGACGACGGGCGTGGTGATCCGGCACACGCTCGACGGCTCCGACCCGGACGAATCGGACGCGGCCTACGGCGGGGCGATCGAGCTGACGAATTCCGCGACCGTCAAGGCGCGGGCGTTCCGCGGCGGGCTGACGCCGAGCGCGGTCGCGGAGGCGTCGTTCGTCCTGCTGCAATTCGGCGCGGTGGCGCACTGGCGGCTGGACGAACGGTTCGGGACGATTGCCGCGGACTCCAGCGGGAGCGGCCACACGGGCCTGGTCTCCGGCGCGGCGTGGACGGCGGGGACAAAGGACAATGCCCTGTCCTTCGACGGCGCGGACGACCGGGTCAACGCGGGCGCGTGGGACATCGCGGGCACGGCGCTGACGATCTGCGCGTGGGTCAAGCTGGACCCGGCGCTCGCGGAGACCGACGCGCGGCTCGTGTCCAAGGCCGTCGGCGGCGCGGAGCAGGACCATTATTGGATGCTGTCCCTGACCACGGTCGGCGCGGACCGCCGCCTTCGCGCGCGGCTGAAGGCCGGCGGGAGCACCACGACGCTGATCGCGTCGAGCGGGAACCTCGCGCTGGATGCCTGGCACCACGCGGCGATGACGTACAATGGCAGCACGCTGCGCCTGTTCCTGGACGGCGCGGAGGTCGGCAGCGCGGCCAAGACCGGCGAACTGACCGCCGGCCCGGCGGTCGAAATCTGGCTCGGGGCCAATCCGCCGAATGCCTATTCACCGCTGCGGGGCCTACTGGACGACGTCCGCATCTACAACGTCGCGCTCGACGCGGCGGCGATCCAGGCGGTCATGAGCGAGACCCCGTCGGGGCCCGCGCCGGAATTACAGGGCGTCGGCGCCGATCCGGCCGACTGGACGATCCGGGTGCAGGGCGAAGCGGGACATTATTACATCCTGCAGCGCACGCTCGAGCTCGCGCCTCCGGAGTGGATCAATCTCTCGACCAGCGCGGCGACGGAGCCGGTGCTCCAGATTCCCGCGACGGGCGACGCGCCCCGGGCGTACTTCCGGGTGCGGAAGGATTAACCACGGAGGGGCTTTACCTGCGTAGGGGCTTCGCTTGCGAAGCCTCGTTGAATTAAATGCCCATTCCGGGCGCCGGCAAGCGGCGCCCCTACATTCGTGCATTCCACTGTTTCCTTGTGCTATCGTTCTTCCATGAACCTGCCCGTGGAACAGAATGCGCGCGCGCCGC
This is a stretch of genomic DNA from Kiritimatiellia bacterium. It encodes these proteins:
- a CDS encoding VCBS repeat-containing protein, which gives rise to MKRLTAFIATLLAGNAAWAELNFQEVILDDTYFAYERDVGDVNGDGLNDVIGVQEGQTSIQVFMAPDWARTVLVSITGTYTYPRADDFKVADLDNDDDLDVITRLGDSPSSDGAGIAVWYENLGGGSNWTQRLIGNSLEYVKDIVVADFDRDDLKDVAMRMDSRTQLWLQEAGGTWTEVLISHAAHEGMEAGDLDNDGDPDIILNGFWFPTPNSPAACRVAAYYTNKTVDAAWFTQTGDWTANSCKVVVGDFNGDGSNDVAFSQSERAGYAVTWYRSPTPLVDGTWTGRAVVTVDYCHNLQAADWDLDGDDDLLVGGMASSTHRGLKLMLNDGAGLAWSEHVIQSDGSYSAEMGDIDNDGDPDIVGIYNWDSAPTWIYRNNAGGPPSLDFWYYIEAGADHVRTFGLDAADADGDGDLDLVSGPYFYRNPGGAMTGAWTRPTAFSGGHLFMAADVDGDDRADLLGLQDNAGGSRIDLYWIEATDAGATGWAAPVLFGDVPRSDHAEGFQGYRLAQVVAGGREEIVLSTMQGVYTFEIPASPGAGSWPRTLVCANDSDEGIGVADLDGDTDLDVAFTSGGGKTVLWARNPGDGSGNWPVFTIGSFAEADWPDRCAIADLNGDGRPDIVATEENSGAAADALACWWEQPAAGPTNAGWTRRTIATQYTMNSLDAADFDRDGDMDLSLAEHRGTEKIQLWENDGAGAFTVHEVGSGRESHLGARAFDLDADGDPDLVSIAYDDYTKLHVWRNDSPSGEPTVARPVIAPNGGVFDEPLSITLTCATAGAEIWYTADGSTPTNQPGPSVLYSNALAVTTSVTLKARGFKVDYAPSAVASAAFFGPQALAPTIAPPGGSFMGTQAVTLACATTGVVIRHTLDGSDPDESDAAYGGAIELTNSATVKARAFRGGLTPSAVAEASFVLLQFGAVAHWRLDERFGTIAADSSGSGHTGLVSGAAWTAGTKDNALSFDGADDRVNAGAWDIAGTALTICAWVKLDPALAETDARLVSKAVGGAEQDHYWMLSLTTVGADRRLRARLKAGGSTTTLIASSGNLALDAWHHAAMTYNGSTLRLFLDGAEVGSAAKTGELTAGPAVEIWLGANPPNAYSPLRGLLDDVRIYNVALDAAAIQAVMSETPSGPAPELQGVGADPADWTIRVQGEAGHYYILQRTLELAPPEWINLSTSAATEPVLQIPATGDAPRAYFRVRKD